The region GTGGGCCCGAAATGTCACGGTGAACCCGAATTCCGCTGGCGACGCGCACGCGGATGGTCTATGCTCGCGCCGAGGTCGGGAAGACTCAGTCGGAACGCGACCCATGAGCGTCGCCGTGGCCAACCGCGAGTGTCTCCGGCGCCTCCAGGAGGGGACGGCCGTGCTCGCGGACGTCCGCCTCGCGCGCGAGGTGATGCCGGGCCTCGGCGATCGCACGGCGCTCCACGCGGGACCGCCGGTCCCCTGGGAGCGGATGTGCGGCCCGATGCGCGGGGCGGTCATCGGCGCCTGCCTCTTCGAAGGGTGGGCGCACACTCCCGACGAGGCGGTGGCGCTGGCCGCGGAGGGGGGCCTCCGATTCGACTCCTGCCACCACCACCAGGCGGTGGGGCCCATGGCGGGGATCATCACCCCGTCGATGGCCGTGTTCGTGGTCCGGAACGAGCGGTTCGGGCGGGAGGCCTACGCCACCATCAACATGGGGCTGGGGAAGGTGCTCCGGATGGGCGCGTACGACGCCTCGGTGCTCGAGCGCCTCGGCTGGATGAACCGCGAGCTGGCGCCGATCCTGGCCGACGCCGTCCGGCGGGCGGGCGGGGTGGACGTCAAGGGGCTGATCGCCCAGGCTCTCGGGATGGGCGACGAGGCCCACAACCGCAACAAGGCCGCCACGTCGCTGCTCGCTCGCGTCCTGGCCCCCCAGGTGGCGATGGCGCGGTCGGGCGACGTCGAGCGCGCCCTGGCCTTCATGGGCGCGAGCGACTCCTTCTTCCTCAACCTCGCGATGGCCGCCTCCAAGGTCATGCTGGACGCGGCTCATGGCCTCCTCGGCTCGACGGTGGTGACGGCCATGGCGCGTAACGGCGTCGAGTTCGGCATCCGTGTGAGCGGCGCCGGGGACCGCTGGTTCACGGCGCCCGCGCCCAAGGTGACCGGCGTCTATTTCCCGGGCTACGGCCCCGACGACGCCTGCCTGGACATCGGCGACTCTGCCATCACCGAGACGGCGGGGCTGGGCGCGTTCGCGCTGGCCGCCGCCCCCGCCATCGTGCAGCTCATCGGCGGGTCCGCGCGGCTGGCGCTCGAGACCACCCAGCGGATGTACGAGATCACCCTCGCCGAGCACGAGACCTTCCGGATCCCCGCGCTCGACTTCCGGGGGACGCCCCTCGGCATCGACGTCCGCAAGGTCGTGACGACGGGCATCACCCCCGCCATCGACACCGGCATCGCCCACCGAGAGGCCGGCGTCGGCCAGATCGGGGCCGGGCTGACCGCGGCGCCGATGGAGTGCTTCGTCCAGGCCCTCGAAGCCTTCGCGTCCCGCTGACCAAGGAGGAGCACGATGGGGCGGCTCGACGGGAAGACGGCGCTGGTGACCGGGGGCAACACGGGAATCGGCCGCGCGATCGCGCTGGCGTTCGCCGAGGAAGGGGCGGACATCGCGGCCTTCTGGATCGAGCGGGAGCCCGACGCGCGAAGGCTCGTCGAGGCCATCCGGGCCCTCGGGCCCCGCGCCCTGGCCCTTCGCGTGGACGTGACGCGAGAGGACGAGGTCCGGGCGGGGGTCCAGAAGGTCCTGGAGGCGCTCGGGAAGATCGACGTGCTCGTCAACAACGCCGGGATCCAGAAGGCCCAGGCTCTCACCGAGACGACGGTCGAGGACTGGGACCGGATGATGGCCGTGCATCTCCGGGGGACCTTCCTCTGCTGCCGCGAGGTGGTGCCTCACATGCGGGAGCGCGGGAGCGGGCGGATCATCAACATGGCCTCCCAGCTCGCCTACACCGGGCGGGCCCGGTACTCGGCCTACTCGGCGGCCAAGGGCGGGATCCTGACGTTCACCCGGGCCCTCGCCCAGGAGGTCGCGCCGGCGATCCAGGTCAACGCGGTGGCGCCGGGCCTCGTGGACACGGGCTTCGACCCCCTGCCGGAGAGCCGGAAGCGCGAGATCGCCGAGGCGCTGCCCCTCAAGCGGCTCGGGCGGCCGGACGACGTGGCCCCGGCCTTCGTGTTCCTGGCCTCCGACGAGGGCCGCTATTTCTGCGGTCAGACGCTGGGGCCGAACGGGGGCGAGGTGATGCCATGAGGGCCCGCTTCACCCTCGACCAGGCGGCCGACGCCTACCGGCTGTTCGACACCCAGACCACCGGCAAGGGCGTTTTCGTCCTCTAGCCTTCGCTGCCAGGAATGCGCGTGATCGGGGAGGCGTTCCAGCGGTTCGTGGCCGTCGACTGGTCGGGCGCGCGGGATCCGGCCATCCAGCGCCGATCGATCTGCTGCTGCCTCGTCGAGGCCGAGGGCCGCGCCCTGCGCGTCGTCGAGCTCGCCGGCGGCCTCGATCGCGCCGCGACCGTGGCGAAGCTGGCCGCCCTGGCCGCCGATCCGCCCCGGACCCTGGTCGGGCTCGATTTTCCCTTCTCGTATGCCGAGCCCTTCCTCGACCACCTGGGAGTCCCCGACTTTCCGGCGCTGCTCGGCCGCATGCGCCGGGAGGCCGAGCGCCTCGAGCCGTTCGTCGACACCACGGTCGGGCCCTGGTGGCAGCGCTGGGGCGACGACAGGCTCCGCACCCGGCGGGTCGTGGAGCAGCAGGCGGCGACGCGACGGGCGGAGTCCCCGCTGCGGGCTTTGCCGGCGGCCGGTGGCGCCTTCGGGTTCACGGGCCCGCGGCAGGTCGGCAAGGCGGCGATCACCGGACTGGCCGCGATCGCCAGCCTGCTGGAGCAGGCGCCTCGCATCGGCGTCTGGCCCTTCCAGGAGCTGGCCGGCCGATCCATGGTCCTGGGCGAGATCTGGCCGCGGCTGGCCGTGGGGAGCGTCGTGAAGACGGATGCGGCGGCCCGGGCGCGGCACGCCGCCGACCTTCGGCAGCGGGGGATTCACCTCGCCCCCGAGCACGAGCAGGCGGCGATCGCCTCGGACGACGCATTCGACGCGCTCGTCTCGGCGGTCGCGATGGGCCTGGGCGGCTGGTTCCCCGTCGACCGGGCCCGCTTGCCGCGGGTGGCCCGGCGCGAGGGATGGATTCTGGGCGTCCCCTGGATCGCGTGAATCGCGAAAGGAGCCAGCGATGGATCCCCTCACCCCGCACCTCACCCATGCCGAGCGGGGGGCTCGCCGGCATCACCTGAACGGCCTGATCCTGGCGTCGCCGATGAAGACGTACCGCGCGATGACCGAGCTGGGGCGAGAGGTGTTCGCCGACGGGGCGCTTCCGAAGAAGCAGAAGGAGCTCATCGCGCTCGCCGTCGCGGTCGCCGCGAACTGCTGGGAATGAGTCGAGCACCGCGTGGAGGAGGTCCTCCACCAGGGCGCGACGGATGCGGAGATCGCCGAGACGCTGGACATCGGCCTGTACATGGGGGGCAGCCTGGCCGTGAAGTCGGTCCGTTACGCCTTCCAGGTGCGGGAGGAGCTTCGGGCTGCCGCCCGCGAGGCGGCCAGCGGGCCCCGCTGAACCAGGAGGGGAGACCATGGTGATCGGACGGGGAGGGCGTGCGGGTGAGGTCGTGGTCGTCCGGCTGGCGCCGGGCGAGCTCCTGCTGGAGTCGCTGCGGGCGATCTGTCGCCAGGAGAAGATCCGGAACGGCGTGATCCTGACCGGCTTCGGGTCCCTCTCGGCATCGCGCGTCACCGGCGTCGTGTCGCCGGCCTTTCCGCCGACCCGCTTCTACGACAACCGCTCGCGCGCCGGCGTGGAGATCCTCGCGCTGAGCGGCGTCGTCGCCGACTATCACGTCCACGCCCACGTGGTGCTGTGCGACCGCCGGAAGGCGTTCGGCGGCCACGTCGAGGAGGGGTGCCGCATCCTCTCGCTGTCCGAGATCGCGATCATGAGGGTCGATCGTATTCGGCTCAAGCGGCTGCTCGACCCGACGTCCGGCCAGAAGCTCCTCGGCGTGGTGCGGCGCTACGCGGCCGACGGCGTCGACCAGGAGGGGAGCCTCCTGACGGTCCAGAAGCGCCTGGCGCGCCGCCGGCTCGCCCGCCGCGCCGGCCGATAGACGAGGACGGCCGCGTGACGGTCGAGCGCCTGCCCGGCCCCGCGTCTTGACACCCCGAGGGGCGCGGGCTAGCATCGGCCCGCTGCCCGACGGCTCACCCTGGCGAAAGGAACGAGCGATGAGCTTCAGCTACCGGCGTGTCTATCGCGGACCGATCGAGGCGGTGCTGCTGGACTGGGCCGGCACCACCATGGACTTTGGCTGCGTCGCGCCGGCGGTCGTCTTCATCGAGGTGTTCCGCCGGCGAGACGTGCCGATCACGATGGAAGAGGCGCGAGCCCCGATGGGAGCCCACAAGCGCGTCCACATCCAGCGGATCACGGAGCTGGATTCGGTGCGCCAGCGCTGGCGGGACGCCCACGGCCGGCCCCCCACCGACGACGACGTCCAGGCCATGTTCGACGAGTTCGTGCCGCTCCAGCTCGAGTGCCTCTCGAAGTACTCCGAGCTCATCTCGGGCACCGTCGAAGTCGTCGGCGAGCTGCGCCGGCGTGGCATCAAGATCGGCTCCACCACCGGGTACACGACCCCGATGATGGAGATCAATCTCCGGGATGCCGAGCGCCAGGGGTACATGCCCGACTCCACCGTCTGCGCGAGCGACGTGCCGGCCGGGCGGCCCTCCCCCTATATGTGCCTGCGGAACGTCATCAATCTCGGGGTCACCACCGTGCACGCCTGCATCAAAGTCGACGACACGGTGCCCGGCATCGAGGAAGGCCTCAACGCGGGCATGTGGACCGTGGGCCTGGCGGTCAGCGGCAACGAGGTCGGGCTCACGCTGGACGAGTGGGCGGCGCTCCCGGCGTCGGAGCGGGCGGTCAAGCGTGAACGGGCCTACCGCCGCCTGCGGCAGGCGGGCGCCCACCACGTCGTGGACACCATCGCGGACCTCATGCCGTGCGTCGACGACATCCAGGCCCGTATCCATCGCGGCGAGCAGCCGTAGATCCTGGGGGGGGCCTCGACGGCCCCCTCCCAGGAGGGGTTGCGCGGGCAGAGCCCGCGCTCGGAGCGCTCCGGTCGCGAGCGTGCGGACAACACTCCCGCCGCCCAGCTTTTCCGTAGCCTGCTAGAGCGAGGAGAGAGGCAATGGCGCCGCCCGTCGATCCCAATACCGTGTTGATGACCGGCGAGAACTCCTTCATCCGGCTGAGCCGGGACGGCGGGCAGAACATGTCCGACCGCCTGAGCCACTGGCGGGTCCTGTGGTGCCCGGCCGGGCCGGGGCACGCGCTCTTCGTGCAGAGCGAGCTCACCGACGGCCAGCCCCGAATCTACAGCGACAACGTCGCCGTTGCCCGGTGGCTCCAGACCACGATCGAGACGCTGCTCTACCCCACCTTCGCCGACACGCAGA is a window of Candidatus Methylomirabilota bacterium DNA encoding:
- a CDS encoding 3-oxoacyl-ACP reductase family protein, whose protein sequence is MGRLDGKTALVTGGNTGIGRAIALAFAEEGADIAAFWIEREPDARRLVEAIRALGPRALALRVDVTREDEVRAGVQKVLEALGKIDVLVNNAGIQKAQALTETTVEDWDRMMAVHLRGTFLCCREVVPHMRERGSGRIINMASQLAYTGRARYSAYSAAKGGILTFTRALAQEVAPAIQVNAVAPGLVDTGFDPLPESRKREIAEALPLKRLGRPDDVAPAFVFLASDEGRYFCGQTLGPNGGEVMP
- the phnX gene encoding phosphonoacetaldehyde hydrolase, with the protein product MSFSYRRVYRGPIEAVLLDWAGTTMDFGCVAPAVVFIEVFRRRDVPITMEEARAPMGAHKRVHIQRITELDSVRQRWRDAHGRPPTDDDVQAMFDEFVPLQLECLSKYSELISGTVEVVGELRRRGIKIGSTTGYTTPMMEINLRDAERQGYMPDSTVCASDVPAGRPSPYMCLRNVINLGVTTVHACIKVDDTVPGIEEGLNAGMWTVGLAVSGNEVGLTLDEWAALPASERAVKRERAYRRLRQAGAHHVVDTIADLMPCVDDIQARIHRGEQP
- a CDS encoding DUF1116 domain-containing protein yields the protein MSVAVANRECLRRLQEGTAVLADVRLAREVMPGLGDRTALHAGPPVPWERMCGPMRGAVIGACLFEGWAHTPDEAVALAAEGGLRFDSCHHHQAVGPMAGIITPSMAVFVVRNERFGREAYATINMGLGKVLRMGAYDASVLERLGWMNRELAPILADAVRRAGGVDVKGLIAQALGMGDEAHNRNKAATSLLARVLAPQVAMARSGDVERALAFMGASDSFFLNLAMAASKVMLDAAHGLLGSTVVTAMARNGVEFGIRVSGAGDRWFTAPAPKVTGVYFPGYGPDDACLDIGDSAITETAGLGAFALAAAPAIVQLIGGSARLALETTQRMYEITLAEHETFRIPALDFRGTPLGIDVRKVVTTGITPAIDTGIAHREAGVGQIGAGLTAAPMECFVQALEAFASR
- a CDS encoding PPC domain-containing DNA-binding protein, with amino-acid sequence MVIGRGGRAGEVVVVRLAPGELLLESLRAICRQEKIRNGVILTGFGSLSASRVTGVVSPAFPPTRFYDNRSRAGVEILALSGVVADYHVHAHVVLCDRRKAFGGHVEEGCRILSLSEIAIMRVDRIRLKRLLDPTSGQKLLGVVRRYAADGVDQEGSLLTVQKRLARRRLARRAGR
- a CDS encoding carboxymuconolactone decarboxylase family protein — translated: MDPLTPHLTHAERGARRHHLNGLILASPMKTYRAMTELGREVFADGALPKKQKELIALAVAVAANCWE